From one Acidobacteriota bacterium genomic stretch:
- a CDS encoding phosphatidylglycerophosphatase A, with protein sequence MNEPNQTAAVPDPATLAADRKDGKSPKDYAALALTTFGVGYLPLAPGTWGSMVGVTIYVFFVWLESATIALYVPKGWTETEITAWVHFGNLLAFLTFCLVGVWAANRSTLIFRHKDPSQAVVDEVIGQLLTFLFIPFTYSWKLILAGFLLFRLFDIWKPYPIDSLQNLPAGIGVCADDILAGVYAGLCLSLLYAIGL encoded by the coding sequence ATGAATGAACCTAACCAAACGGCCGCAGTCCCGGATCCGGCCACTCTTGCAGCGGACCGAAAAGACGGAAAGTCTCCGAAAGACTACGCGGCACTCGCGCTGACGACCTTTGGCGTCGGTTATCTGCCGCTCGCCCCGGGAACCTGGGGTTCGATGGTCGGCGTCACGATCTATGTCTTTTTTGTATGGCTCGAATCCGCTACGATCGCGCTTTATGTTCCGAAGGGCTGGACGGAAACCGAGATCACGGCTTGGGTTCACTTCGGAAATCTTCTGGCGTTCCTGACCTTTTGTCTCGTCGGCGTCTGGGCTGCAAATCGGTCGACGCTGATTTTCAGACATAAGGATCCGTCGCAGGCTGTCGTTGATGAGGTCATCGGACAATTGCTGACGTTTCTTTTCATCCCTTTTACGTACTCCTGGAAACTGATCCTTGCAGGATTCTTGCTGTTTCGGCTGTTCGATATTTGGAAGCCGTATCCGATCGACTCGCTGCAGAACCTTCCCGCCGGCATCGGCGTTTGCGCCGACGACATCCTAGCCGGTGTCTACGCCGGATTATGTCTTAGTCTCTTGTATGCGATTGGCCTATGA
- a CDS encoding M28 family metallopeptidase yields MFVIVFRTAAILLLSISVVAQTMPFKSLMGFSPGSSSKQSELEKKFDQSLKRENLREWMKFLSARPHHVGSPKGKENAEFMLKLFQSWGYDAKIERFDVLFPTPKTRLLEMTLPEKFTAKLEEPLVAGDATSGQKDEQLPSYNAFSIDGDVTAPLVYVNYGIPRDYDELERRGIDVRGKIVIARYGGSWRGIKPKVAAERGAIGCLIYSDPRDDGFYQGDVYPKGAWRNENGAQRGSVADMPVFPGDVLTPGFPATKDAKRLDRKDAPTITKIPVMPISYGDALPLLRALEGPVVPDSWRGALPITYHFGGGDNTRIRLKLEFNWDVKPAYDVVARLPGAEFPDEWIIRGNHHDAWVNGASDPISGVVAMLEEARAIGELAKSGWKPKRTIVFAAWDAEEPGLLGSTEWVEMHAEELSNKAAVYINTDSNGRGFLGMGGSHTLEKFANEVARSVPDPQTKLSVWERTRANQIVNATPTVRNEILNRSDLRIGALGSGSDYTPFLQHLGIASLDIGFGGESGGGSYHSIYDSFDHYARFGDPGFDYGVALAKVCGRSVLRLANAEVLPFEFTNFGDTVGTYVNEVVRLNDSMREETAALNQLLESGMLVAVQDPKKTFVAPKPNGPVPSLDFSPLQKALARLRESAKNFQETINGRQFSPATARELNSILMKTERALTSPNGLPRREWFRHQIYAPGFYTGYGVKTLPAVRESIEQRDWIEAGRQIQLVSATIERFAEQVDRAAKVAK; encoded by the coding sequence ATGTTTGTCATAGTTTTCCGGACCGCAGCGATTCTCTTACTTTCAATTTCAGTCGTCGCCCAGACGATGCCGTTCAAGAGCTTAATGGGCTTTTCACCCGGTTCTTCTTCGAAACAATCCGAACTCGAGAAAAAATTCGACCAATCGCTGAAACGAGAAAATCTTCGCGAATGGATGAAGTTCCTGAGCGCGCGGCCGCATCACGTCGGCTCGCCAAAGGGGAAAGAGAATGCGGAGTTTATGCTCAAACTGTTTCAGTCTTGGGGGTATGATGCGAAGATCGAACGGTTTGACGTGCTTTTCCCGACACCGAAAACGCGTCTGCTGGAGATGACGCTGCCGGAGAAATTCACCGCGAAACTCGAGGAACCGTTGGTCGCCGGCGACGCGACATCGGGACAAAAGGACGAGCAGCTCCCAAGCTACAACGCGTTCTCGATCGACGGCGACGTTACCGCGCCCCTCGTTTACGTTAACTACGGGATTCCGCGTGATTACGACGAACTCGAGCGTCGCGGGATCGACGTCAGGGGCAAGATCGTCATCGCGCGTTACGGCGGAAGCTGGCGCGGGATCAAGCCGAAGGTTGCGGCCGAGCGCGGTGCCATTGGTTGCCTGATCTACTCCGATCCGCGTGACGACGGCTTTTACCAGGGCGACGTTTACCCGAAAGGCGCCTGGCGCAATGAAAACGGTGCGCAGCGGGGATCGGTTGCCGATATGCCCGTTTTCCCCGGAGACGTGCTGACGCCCGGATTTCCGGCGACGAAGGACGCGAAGCGGCTCGACCGAAAGGACGCGCCGACGATCACGAAGATCCCGGTGATGCCGATTTCTTACGGAGACGCTCTTCCGTTGCTGCGCGCGCTCGAAGGTCCGGTCGTCCCCGATTCGTGGCGCGGCGCGCTCCCCATAACGTATCACTTCGGCGGGGGCGACAATACACGGATACGTCTCAAGCTCGAATTCAACTGGGATGTTAAACCCGCCTACGATGTCGTCGCCAGGCTCCCCGGCGCGGAGTTTCCCGACGAATGGATAATCCGCGGGAATCACCACGACGCGTGGGTCAACGGCGCGAGCGATCCGATCAGCGGCGTCGTCGCGATGCTCGAAGAGGCGCGTGCCATCGGCGAACTCGCGAAATCCGGCTGGAAACCGAAACGGACGATCGTCTTCGCCGCCTGGGACGCCGAGGAGCCCGGACTTCTGGGCTCGACCGAATGGGTCGAAATGCACGCCGAGGAACTCTCGAACAAGGCGGCGGTCTATATCAATACGGATTCGAACGGGCGCGGATTCCTCGGGATGGGCGGATCGCACACGCTCGAAAAGTTCGCCAACGAGGTCGCGCGTTCGGTCCCGGACCCGCAGACGAAACTCAGTGTCTGGGAGCGAACGCGCGCGAATCAGATCGTCAACGCCACGCCAACGGTCAGAAACGAGATCTTGAACCGCTCCGACCTGCGGATCGGAGCCCTCGGTTCCGGTTCGGATTACACGCCGTTCTTGCAGCATCTCGGGATCGCCAGCCTCGATATCGGGTTCGGCGGAGAGAGCGGCGGCGGATCGTATCATTCGATCTACGATTCGTTCGATCATTACGCACGCTTCGGCGATCCGGGCTTCGACTACGGCGTCGCGCTCGCGAAGGTCTGCGGGCGTTCGGTCCTGCGCTTGGCGAACGCCGAGGTCCTGCCGTTCGAGTTTACGAATTTCGGGGACACGGTCGGAACTTATGTCAACGAAGTGGTGCGCCTGAACGATTCGATGCGTGAAGAAACGGCGGCTCTGAACCAACTGCTCGAAAGCGGTATGCTCGTTGCCGTTCAGGATCCGAAAAAGACATTCGTCGCTCCGAAGCCAAACGGTCCCGTGCCGTCATTGGATTTTTCGCCGTTGCAAAAAGCACTCGCGCGATTGCGTGAAAGTGCGAAGAACTTTCAGGAAACTATCAATGGCAGGCAGTTCTCGCCCGCAACTGCGAGGGAACTGAACTCGATACTGATGAAGACCGAGCGAGCGCTGACGAGTCCGAACGGTCTGCCGCGTCGCGAGTGGTTTCGTCATCAGATCTACGCGCCCGGATTTTACACCGGCTACGGCGTGAAGACCCTGCCGGCCGTCCGCGAGTCGATCGAGCAGCGCGATTGGATTGAAGCGGGCCGCCAGATCCAACTTGTTTCGGCGACGATCGAGCGATTTGCGGAACAGGTCGATCGTGCCGCAAAGGTTGCCAAATAG
- a CDS encoding enoyl-CoA hydratase/isomerase family protein — protein sequence MSNAIIIEHLQDTTVVRFNRPAERNPLSIAVLESLHGIVEKCLATESKRVVFTGVGEIFASGANLREIALVTAGTAREFALRGQTLMDKIALCESVAAVNGLCFGGAFDLALACRARFASPAAAFSHPGGNLGIMTGWGGTQRLPRLVGEATALEIFLTGKRVGPDEALTIGLIDAIVEDPLAFALKPPRV from the coding sequence ATGTCTAACGCCATAATTATCGAGCATCTTCAAGATACAACGGTCGTTCGTTTCAACCGTCCGGCGGAACGCAATCCGTTGTCGATCGCGGTCCTTGAGTCGCTTCACGGCATCGTCGAGAAATGCCTCGCTACGGAATCGAAACGCGTCGTCTTTACCGGCGTCGGCGAAATCTTCGCATCCGGCGCGAACCTGCGCGAGATCGCCTTGGTGACGGCCGGGACGGCGCGCGAATTCGCATTGCGCGGTCAAACGCTGATGGACAAGATCGCCCTATGTGAGTCGGTCGCGGCCGTCAATGGACTCTGTTTCGGCGGTGCGTTCGACCTCGCGCTTGCCTGCCGAGCGCGTTTCGCATCCCCGGCCGCGGCCTTCTCGCACCCGGGCGGAAATCTCGGAATTATGACCGGCTGGGGCGGAACGCAACGCCTGCCGAGGCTCGTTGGCGAAGCGACGGCGCTGGAGATCTTTTTGACCGGCAAACGCGTCGGCCCGGACGAAGCGCTCACGATCGGTCTGATCGACGCGATCGTCGAGGATCCGCTCGCGTTTGCATTGAAACCGCCGCGCGTCTAA
- a CDS encoding enoyl-CoA hydratase/isomerase family protein: MTEMITRIDGTIATIVLNRPEKRNALNDALIAALTAAFEELNANTALSAIVLRGEGNDFCSGADLSALQKIGESDILENLADAEQLMRLISLIRRVRIPVIAAVTGRALAGGCGLATACDVVLASRSARFGYPEVRIGFVPAMVMAILRRNISEKRAFEMITRGFEFSADEAERVGLINHVFDEEVFEEEVAAFVSSYARTSRSAVMLTKKLLYQMDGMTFDAALETGAEVNAIARLTADCKTGIAKFLERKP; the protein is encoded by the coding sequence ATGACTGAGATGATTACGCGGATCGATGGCACGATTGCCACGATAGTTTTGAATCGGCCCGAAAAGCGGAATGCGCTGAATGATGCTTTGATCGCGGCGTTGACCGCGGCATTTGAGGAACTGAACGCGAACACCGCGCTTTCGGCGATCGTTCTGCGCGGCGAGGGGAATGACTTTTGCTCGGGTGCGGATCTTTCGGCACTGCAGAAGATCGGCGAAAGCGACATTCTCGAAAACCTTGCCGACGCCGAACAGTTGATGCGGCTGATCTCGCTCATCCGGCGGGTGCGGATACCGGTGATCGCGGCCGTCACGGGACGCGCGCTTGCGGGCGGATGCGGACTCGCGACGGCGTGCGACGTCGTGCTCGCATCGCGATCGGCACGTTTCGGTTATCCGGAAGTCCGCATCGGATTCGTGCCGGCGATGGTAATGGCGATCCTGCGGCGCAACATTTCAGAAAAACGTGCCTTCGAAATGATCACGCGAGGCTTCGAATTCTCGGCGGACGAAGCCGAGCGCGTCGGGCTCATCAATCACGTTTTTGATGAAGAAGTTTTCGAAGAAGAGGTCGCCGCGTTTGTTTCGTCTTACGCAAGAACGTCGCGTTCAGCGGTGATGCTGACCAAGAAACTGCTTTACCAGATGGACGGAATGACGTTTGACGCGGCGCTCGAGACCGGTGCCGAGGTCAACGCGATCGCCCGTTTGACCGCTGACTGCAAGACCGGGATCGCAAAGTTCCTTGAGCGGAAACCCTAG
- a CDS encoding tetratricopeptide repeat protein: protein MTIKSELKWILLIVLVCFSVFANSIGGEFVYDDDRQVARNPLIQDISLAGTALTSDVWAFKGDGNYTASNYWRPTFTAWQILNFQIFGLNPAGWHLTGILLHIAVCLLAFLLLRRWEMSQLTSFAIVLIFAVHPVHVESVAWISGSTDLLFAVFFLASVWFAENRRKGGGIADIGLSLAFFGLALGAKEIALLCVPVYYFIFLRDDSDLSGDFRGPYFSKKALMGSLLFAAVALVFFAGRWAVLGRITQPVENAVQFGDALRSVPSVFIFYLKQIVFPITLSVNYPLRPVTDLGISGFIVPAIASLVALAGLFYLARRSFLAALGLLLFLLPLLPVFNFTAFPADQMVHDRYLYLPLFGILIVVFATIERLVNPRFLLAAVVAISVALGVQTFLYNRVWANDLALWEHSVSVDPNSASGQAQYGVALSENGRNQEAINAFNAALDIEPSPYAYLGRAQTLIKNGQFEEAVWDLQTLTEMKSDKVNAYTLYQSYEALGVALQRKNDLVRAERVLREARKRLPIYQAALTEKIAVVLYLKNDKRSALTELESARNQARSELLPTSKSVFFRLGLLYTENGDSASARAAFQEFLKITGSITDREILAQRKQAAEILRTGN from the coding sequence ATGACAATCAAAAGCGAGCTCAAATGGATCCTTCTGATCGTGTTGGTCTGTTTTTCCGTATTCGCCAACTCCATTGGCGGAGAATTCGTCTACGACGATGACCGGCAGGTCGCGCGAAACCCCTTGATTCAGGACATTTCGCTCGCCGGCACGGCGCTGACGTCGGACGTTTGGGCCTTCAAGGGCGACGGCAACTATACCGCCAGCAACTATTGGCGCCCGACTTTCACCGCTTGGCAAATTTTGAATTTCCAGATTTTCGGGCTCAATCCCGCCGGCTGGCACCTGACCGGCATTCTTCTTCATATAGCCGTCTGTTTGTTGGCGTTTTTGCTCCTCAGACGATGGGAAATGTCTCAGTTGACATCGTTCGCGATCGTACTGATCTTTGCTGTCCACCCGGTTCACGTCGAATCCGTGGCCTGGATCTCGGGTTCGACCGACTTGCTTTTTGCCGTGTTCTTTCTGGCGTCGGTCTGGTTCGCGGAGAATCGCAGAAAAGGCGGCGGGATCGCCGATATCGGCCTTTCGTTAGCGTTCTTCGGACTCGCGCTCGGGGCAAAAGAAATTGCATTGCTCTGCGTTCCGGTCTATTACTTCATTTTTCTTCGAGACGATTCTGACCTTTCCGGCGACTTCCGCGGGCCGTACTTTTCGAAGAAGGCGCTGATGGGATCGCTCTTGTTCGCTGCCGTCGCGTTGGTATTCTTTGCCGGACGATGGGCCGTGCTCGGGCGGATAACGCAGCCGGTCGAAAACGCGGTTCAGTTTGGAGACGCCCTTCGGAGCGTGCCGTCGGTTTTCATTTTCTATCTCAAGCAGATCGTGTTTCCGATCACGCTATCGGTCAACTATCCGCTTCGCCCCGTCACTGATCTCGGAATTTCAGGTTTTATCGTTCCGGCCATTGCCTCGCTCGTAGCGTTGGCCGGACTGTTCTACCTCGCGCGGCGTTCTTTCTTGGCGGCGCTCGGCCTGTTGCTTTTTCTTCTGCCGTTGCTTCCCGTTTTCAATTTCACAGCGTTCCCGGCCGATCAGATGGTTCACGACCGTTACCTCTATTTGCCGCTTTTCGGTATTCTGATCGTCGTTTTTGCGACGATCGAACGGCTCGTCAATCCGCGATTTCTGCTTGCCGCTGTGGTCGCGATCTCGGTTGCGCTTGGCGTTCAGACTTTTCTGTACAATCGCGTCTGGGCTAACGACCTCGCTTTGTGGGAACACAGCGTCTCAGTCGATCCGAATTCGGCCAGCGGTCAGGCCCAGTACGGCGTGGCGCTTTCGGAAAACGGGCGGAATCAGGAGGCGATCAATGCTTTCAACGCGGCGCTCGACATCGAGCCTTCGCCTTACGCGTATCTAGGACGCGCCCAGACTCTGATCAAGAACGGGCAGTTCGAAGAGGCGGTCTGGGACCTTCAGACACTGACGGAAATGAAGAGCGACAAGGTAAATGCCTACACGCTTTACCAGTCATACGAAGCGCTTGGGGTCGCACTGCAGCGCAAGAACGATCTCGTCCGAGCCGAACGGGTTCTGCGTGAGGCGCGAAAGCGTCTGCCGATCTATCAGGCAGCGCTGACCGAGAAGATCGCCGTCGTCTTGTACCTGAAGAACGACAAGAGATCGGCGTTGACCGAACTTGAGAGCGCGCGCAACCAGGCCCGCTCGGAGCTGTTGCCGACCTCGAAGTCGGTCTTTTTCCGGCTCGGATTGCTTTACACGGAAAACGGCGACAGCGCCAGTGCGAGAGCTGCATTTCAGGAGTTTCTGAAGATCACCGGATCGATCACCGACCGCGAGATCCTCGCCCAACGGAAACAGGCCGCGGAAATCTTGAGAACTGGGAACTGA
- a CDS encoding inorganic pyrophosphatase yields MFRINKAHPWHGIPIGDNVPDEVTVFIEIVPRDTVKYEVDKETGYLKIDRPQQYSNVVPANYGFIPQSYCSERIANLARAKTDIEISGGDGDPLDILVLSEHHIPRGDIILKARPIGGFCLIDGGEADDKIIAVLKGDKVFEQYQEISELPKGILERFEHYFLTYKSLPDEKNKCEIAFSYGREDSYRVIEAAILDYAGLLAKLK; encoded by the coding sequence ATGTTCAGGATCAACAAAGCCCATCCGTGGCATGGAATTCCGATCGGCGACAATGTTCCGGACGAAGTCACCGTATTTATCGAGATCGTGCCGCGCGACACTGTGAAATATGAGGTCGACAAGGAAACGGGTTACCTCAAGATCGATCGGCCGCAACAGTATTCGAACGTCGTTCCGGCGAACTACGGTTTCATTCCGCAGAGCTATTGCAGCGAGCGGATCGCGAATCTCGCGCGAGCCAAGACCGATATTGAGATCAGCGGAGGCGATGGCGACCCGCTCGACATACTCGTGCTTTCGGAACATCACATTCCGCGTGGCGACATTATCCTTAAGGCGCGTCCGATCGGCGGCTTTTGCCTGATCGACGGCGGTGAGGCGGACGACAAGATCATCGCGGTTCTCAAAGGCGACAAGGTCTTCGAGCAATATCAGGAGATCTCGGAACTGCCGAAGGGAATTCTCGAACGCTTCGAGCATTATTTTCTGACTTACAAGAGCCTGCCCGACGAGAAGAACAAGTGCGAGATTGCCTTCAGTTACGGACGCGAAGACTCATATCGGGTGATCGAAGCGGCGATCTTGGATTACGCAGGCTTGCTTGCGAAACTCAAATAA